One window of Camelina sativa cultivar DH55 chromosome 4, Cs, whole genome shotgun sequence genomic DNA carries:
- the LOC104783180 gene encoding pentatricopeptide repeat-containing protein At2g46050, mitochondrial-like encodes MRFTFRSAPIETLQFINCLFSLRTLRTLPSSSSIAISSVSKLSASLDHLFGGAKQHHGFMVKEGTYNSLFLQNKLLQAYTRSKHFDDADKLFDEMPVRDIVTWNILIHGVLHRDGDTNHRARLGFCYLSRILLSEVSLDHVSVIGLIRLCTDSNDVGAGIQLHCLIVKLGLESSCFLSTTLVDFYGKCGHVVESRRVFEAVLCRDLVLWNALVSSYVLNGMIDEAFGLLKLMGSDEDGFTGDDFTLSSLLSACRIEQGKQIHATVFKLSFQFDIPVATALVNMYAKSNYMSDARKCFESMVVRNVVSWNAMIVGFGQNGEGREVMRLFSQMFRGNVQPDELTFASVLSSCSKFSAIQEIKQVHAIVTKRGSADFLSVANALISSYSKTGNLSEALLCFHSIREPDLVSWTSVIGALASHGLPEESLRMFENMLQKLHPDKITFLEVLSACSHGGLVQEGLHWFKQMTNVYKIEPEAEHYTCLIDLLGRAGFIDEAFDVLKSMPIEPSTDALAAFTGACNIHEKIKSMKWGAKKLLEIEPSRPVNYSILSNAYASEGHWSQAAHLRKTERRNCNNPKTPGCSWLGDNLV; translated from the coding sequence ATGCGTTTTACGTTCCGATCAGCTCCGATCGAGACTCTCCAATTCATAAACTGCTTATTTTCCTTGCGAACCCTCAGAACCcttccttcttcctcatctATAGCTATATCCTCTGTATCGAAGTTATCTGCTAGCTTGGATCATCTCTTTGGTGGCGCGAAACAACATCATGGGTTCATGGTAAAAGAAGGGACTTACAATTCTCTCTTCCTTCAAAACAAGCTCTTGCAAGCTTACACGAGAAGCAAACACTTCGATGATGCAGATAAGCTCTTCGACGAAATGCCTGTGAGAGATATTGTTACTTGGAACATACTCATTCACGGTGTCCTTCACCGAGACGGTGACACCAACCACAGAGCTCGTCtaggtttttgttatttgagtCGGATTCTTCTTAGTGAGGTGAGTTTGGATCATGTGTCGGTTATAGGGTTGATCCGGTTGTGTACTGATTCCAACGATGTGGGAGCTGGTATCCAATTACACTGTCTGATAGTGAAACTAGGTCTCGAATCAAGTTGCTTTCTGAGTACTACTCTCGTTGATTTCTACGGGAAATGTGGTCACGTTGTTGAATCAAGACGTGTCTTTGAGGCGGTTTTGTGTAGAGATTTAGTGCTGTGGAACGCTTTGGTTTCGTCTTATGTTCTTAACGGTATGATTGATGAAGCTTTTGGTTTACTCAAGCTGATGGGTTCTGACGAAGACGGATTCACGGGTGATGATTTCACTCTCTCGAGTCTTCTCAGTGCGTGTAGGATCGAACAAGGGAAGCAGATTCATGCCACTGTCTTCAAACTGTCATTTCAATTCGACATTCCAGTGGCGACTGCATTGGTTAATATGTATGCTAAGAGTAACTATATGAGTGATGCTCGCAAGTGCTTTGAATCGATGGTTGTGAGAAATGTAGTGTCTTGGAACGCGATGATTGTGGGTTTTGGACAAAATGGAGAAGGGAGAGAAGTTATGAGACTTTTTAGTCAAATGTTCCGTGGTAATGTTCAACCAGATGAGCTTACCTTTGCAAGTGTTTTGAGTTCCTGCTCGAAATTCTCCGCAATTCAGGAGATAAAGCAAGTGCATGCCATTGTTACTAAACGGGGCTCTGCAGATTTTTTGTCGGTGGCTAATGCTCTGATAAGTTCTTACTCCAAGACGGGAAATTTATCTGAAGCACTTCTATGTTTTCATTCCATCCGAGAACCTGATCTTGTTTCATGGACTTCAGTGATCGGAGCTTTGGCTTCTCATGGACTCCCAGAAGAAAGCTTGCGGATGTTTGAAAATATGCTGCAGAAACTTCATCCAGACAAGATCACTTTTTTAGAGGTCCTGTCTGCTTGTAGCCATGGAGGATTAGTTCAAGAAGGGCTTCATTGGTTCAAACAAATGACTAACGTTTACAAGATAGAACCAGAGGCAGAACACTACACTTGTCTGATCGATCTTCTTGGTCGAGCTGGTTTCATCGACGAGgcttttgatgttttaaagTCAATGCCCATAGAACCAAGCACTGATGCTTTGGCAGCTTTCACAGGAGCATGTAACATCcatgagaaaataaaatccatGAAATGGGGTGCAAAGAAGCTTCTTGAGATTGAACCTAGCAGACCTGTGAACTACTCCATCCTCTCAAACGCCTACGCCTCCGAAGGCCATTGGAGTCAAGCGGCTCATCTGCGGAAAACAGAGAGGAGAAACTGCAACAATCCCAAAACTCCAGGTTGCAGTTGGCTAGGGGACAACTTAGTCTAG
- the LOC104793574 gene encoding uncharacterized protein LOC104793574 (The sequence of the model RefSeq protein was modified relative to this genomic sequence to represent the inferred CDS: added 12 bases not found in genome assembly), which produces MAEIWILSLRRTLVFFSWAVSICTCLQDSAELDSSSSNGSFFTVSSFRYPKSEVRPYDTRYIRVDLPPWFSSLNVAIESDVDINAKSISKMSRSLLPVICFRDGSPPLPDASTNAQKGLELGRFFNGSFEGAEDIEIAEQCYPMQKNISFRLTNEQISPGAWYVGLFNGIGATRTQGKMIVRSSAFSFSANISVEGCKAATMWGPSCNQTIYPLSCSRFDNQTGSVISCSDSFPSSCLTAAETKTYALDVDGIAEQLVIMASNVKVNSNESYLMCYARFGAIASETLHDYAADIHKVPLVIKKPKAGRWYIVVSLSGRENRLVQGTNSSSKVCFSLNVKVLGCPVGKAGPNCGQQIYMLQAVMRRGSLTPFESYYLPVNDASPSGSSTAFPLEPIVSNSSSIPDFDTSTWTYFLMNIPQGGAGGHIHFRLTSDSTIQYEVYLRFGGLPTLEDRDYYYVNRTSASRSMFFSLYNSSQEKVDFYILYAREGTWSVGLRQLNNSTAPAAFKGPPTLVSLSLERCPRRCSSHGQCRYAFDASGLTSYSFCSCDRTHGGFDCSIEIVSDQEHVVQSIALIASNAAALLPAYWALRQREYPEWVLFTSSGIASALYHACDVGTWCVLSYNVLQFMDFWLSFMAVIGTFVYLSTADEAVKRTIHTVVAILTALLALTKATRASNIIIVLAIGSLALLIGFLVEFFTKYRSYCGSAGFSLNMLDRPRAVKEWFSNLIKTLNKRFRWGFVAAGLVLFTVAAISFKVETSSSYWIWHSIWHFTIYTSSFFFLCSKIAIVNNENQAHNGADNYELTRQDSLPRN; this is translated from the exons ATGGCAGAGATTTGGATTCTGAGTCTAAGAAGAACTCTGGTATTCTTCTCATGGGCTGTTTCAATCTGTACTTGTCTCCAAGATTCAGCTGAGTTGgacagtagtagtagtaatggAAGCTTTTTCACGGTCTCGAGCTTCAGGTACCCTAAATCCGAAGTCAGGCCCTATGATACTC TTGATTTGCCTCCATGGTTCTCGTCGTTGAATGTAGCTATCGAATCTGATGTAGACATC AATGCAAAGAGCATATCAAAGATGTCGAGAAGTCTTCTTCCTGTTATATGCTTCAGAGATGGTAGTCCTCCTCTCCCTGATGCCTCTACCAACGCTCAGAAAGGTTTAG AGCTAGGAAGGTTCTTCAATGGATCTTTTGAAGGAGCTGAAGATATCGAGATTGCTGAGCAGTGTTACCCTATGCAGAAGAATATATCCTTCAGATTGACCAATGAACAG aTTTCACCGGGAGCTTGGTATGTTGGTCTTTTCAACGGAATCGGGGCTACGAGGACTCAGGGGAAAATG ATTGTTCGCTCCTCAGCGTTTTCATTTAGTGCCAACATTAGTGTTGAAGGTTGTAAAGCCGCTACAATGTGGGGGCCTTCCTGCAACCAGACGATTTATCCGCTTTCATGTTCTCGGTTCGATAACCAGACTGGAAGTGTTATTTCTTGCTCCGATTCTTTCCCTAGTTCTTGCCTGACTGCTGCTGAAACAAAGACATATGCTTTAGATGTTGATGGAATAGCTGAACAGTTAGTGATTATGGCATCCAATGTCAAAGTGAATTCCAATGAAAGTTACCTCATGTGTTACGCCCGTTTTGGAGCCATTGCTTCAGAGACTCTCCATGATTACGCTGCTGATATACACAAAGTTCCTTTAGTTATTAAGAAACCGAAAGCTGGTCGATGGTACATTGTTGTAAGTTTATCTGGACGGGAGAATCGGCTTGTACAGGGCACAAATTCTAGTTCTAAGGTCTGCTTTTCACTGAATGTTAAAGTGCTCGGTTGTCCCGTGGGAAAAGCAGGACCCAATTGCGGGCAGCAAATCTACATGCTTCAG GCAGTTATGAGGAGAGGGTCGTTGACACCTTTTGAATCATATTATTTGCCGGTCAATGACGCTTCACCTTCAGGCTCAAGCACAGCTTTCCCCCTCGAACCCATTGTCAGCAACTCTTCCTCTATTCCTGATTTTGACACAAGCACATGGACTTATTTTCTCATGAACATCCCTCAAGGAGGTGCTGGTGGGCATATACACTTCAGATTAACATCAGATTCCACAATACAGTATGAAGTTTATCTTAGATTTGGTGGATTGCCCACTCTTGAGGACCGGGACTATTATTATGTGAATCGAACAAGCGCCAGCCGCTCAATGTTCTTCTCATTGTATAATTCTAGCCAAGAAAAGGTTGATTTCTACATTTTGTATGCTCGAGAAGGAACATGGTCAGTCGGGTTAAGGCAGCTCAATAACTCTACTGCTCCTGCTGCTTTCAAAGGTCCACCTACTCTAGTATCTCTTTCTCTTGAAAGATGTCCGAGAAGGTGTTCATCTCATGGGCAATGCCGATATGCTTTTGACGCTAGTGGATTGACATCTTACAG CTTTTGTTCTTGTGACAGAACCCACGGAGGCTTTGACTGCAGCATTGAAATTGTGTCAGACCAAG AACATGTTGTTCAGTCTATTGCTCTCATTGCATCAAATGCAGCGGCTCTTTTGCCAGCTTATTGGGCTCTTCGTCAGCGA GAGTATCCAGAGTGGGTTCTGTTCACATCAAGCGGAATCGCGAGCGCTCTGTATCATGCATGTGATGTAGGCACCTGGTGTGTGTTAAGTTACAATGTTTTACAG TTCATGGATTTCTGGCTCTCTTTCATGGCGGTGATTGGTACCTTTGTGTACTTATCCACGGCTGATGAAGCAGTTAAGAGGACAATACACACAGTTGTTGCCATTCTCACAGCTTTATTGGCCTTGACCAAGGCAACAAG GGCGTCGAATATTATCATTGTGTTAGCAATCGGTTCACTTGCTCTCCTCATCGGATTTTTGGTAGAATTTTTTACAAAGTATCGATCATATTGCGGGTCGGCTGGATTTTCATTGAACATGCTCGACAG GCCACGGGCAGTCAAAGAATGGTTTAGTAATTTGATCAAGACGCTCAATAAACGGTTTCGTTGGGGCTTTGTGGCGGCTGGTCTTGTACTCTTCACGGTGGCGGCCATAAGTTTCAAAGTCGAAACCAGTTCGAGCTACTGGATTTGGCACAG TATTTGGCATTTCACAATCTAcacatcttccttcttcttcctctgttcgaAGATTGCAATTGTAAATAACGAGAACCAAGCCCACAACGGAGCTGACAACTACGAGTTAACAAGGCAAGACTCGCTACCAAGAAACTAA
- the LOC104783182 gene encoding mitogen-activated protein kinase 12-like, with amino-acid sequence MDLVSSRDTLERSFNFNKSLLLGLSCSRSDHCIMSGESSSGFTDHCIKVVPTHGGRYVQYNVYGQLFEVSRKYVPPIRPIGRGACGIVCAAVNSVTGEKVAIKKIGNAFDNIIDAKRTLREIKLLRHMDHENVITIKDIVRPPQRDIFNDVYIVYELMDTDLQRILRSNQALTSDQCRFFVYQLLRGLKYVHSANILHRDLRPSNVLLNSKNELKIGDFGLARTTSDTDFMTEYVVTRWYRAPELLLNCSEYTAAIDIWSVGCILGEIMTGQPLFPGKDYVHQLRLITELVGSPDNSSLGFLRSDNARRYVRQLPRYPKQQFAARFPKVPSTAIDLLERMLVFDPNRRISVDEALGHAYLSPHHDVAKEPVCSTPFSFDFEHPSCTEEHIKELIYKESVKFNPDH; translated from the exons ATGGATTTAGTGTCTTCAAGAGACACTTTAGAGAGATCCTTCAACTTCAACAAAAGCCTTCTTCTTGGTCTCTCTTGTTCTCGGTCTGATCATTGCATCATGTCTGGAGAATCAAGCTCTGGTTTTACCGATCATTGCATCAAAGTTGTACCGACACACGGTGGCCGCTATGTTCAGTACAACGTTTATGGACAGCTCTTTGAAGTGTCCAGAAAGTATGTCCCTCCTATTCGTCCCATTGGTAGAGGCGCTTGTGGTATTGTCTG TGCTGCGGTGAACTCAGTGACTGGAGAGAAAGTGGCGATTAAGAAGATTGGTAATGCTTTTGATAACATCATCGATGCAAAGAGAACTCTACGCGAAATTAAACTTCTAAGGCATATGGATCATGAGAAC GTTATAACCATCAAAGATATTGTAAGGCCTCCTCAACGAGATATCTTCAACGATGTCTACATTGTCTATGAGTTAATGGACACTGATCTTCAGCGAATTCTCCGTTCTAATCAAGCACTGACCAGTGATCAGTGCCGC TTCTTTGTGTATCAGCTGTTACGAGGACTCAAATACGTGCACTCGGCCAACATACTACATCGTGATCTAAGGCCAAGCAACGTGCTACTTAACTCGAAAAACGAGCTAAAGATCGGTGATTTTGGGCTTGCAAGGACAACTTCAGACACAGACTTCATGACTGAATATGTCGTTACCCGTTGGTACAGAGCTCCTGAGTTGCTTCTTAACTGCTCAGAGTACACCGCAGCTATTGATATTTGGTCTGTTGGTTGCATACTCGGCGAAATCATGACGGGACAACCTTTGTTTCCAGGCAAAGATTATGTTCATCAGCTTAGGCTTATAACAGAG CTTGTAGGCTCTCCAGACAACTCCAGTCTTGGTTTCCTTCGCAGTGACAACGCAAGAAGATACGTCAGACAACTTCCGCGATACCCGAAACAGCAGTTTGCTGCTAGATTCCCGAAAGTGCCTTCTACTGCGATCGATTTGCTGGAGAGAATGCTCGTCTTTGATCCTAACCGGCGCATCTCAG TCGATGAAGCCCTTGGCCATGCTTACCTATCACCGCACCATGATGTGGCTAAAGAACCAGTGTGTTCGACTCCTTTCAGCTTTGATTTCGAGCATCCTTCTTGCACAGAAGAACACATAAAGGAGCTTATCTACAAGGAGTCTGTCAAATTCAATCCTGACCACTGA
- the LOC104783183 gene encoding protein BPS1, chloroplastic, which yields MSRPQDLPRRFFPFGNPFRMLSPKGSDLSPWLLSLLSDFELLLEERLKKLMPKNKDDILTLSWMKLAMDSLCETHNNINTLITELQLPVSDWEEKWVDVYLNISVKLLDLCNAFSSELTRLNQGDLFLKCVLHNLQSDSGEKYLQARSSLDSWRQHVNANNPRIENCRAVLDSLVKSLSLPKVKNSPKGKVLMRAFYGVKVQTVYICSVFTAAWSDSTKDLFDLPVSEKPSWSKVFTEMRSVVNDEIRDMLSSGRTTILKELESVDASVEKLYPMIQDGVDPVEDECFRDYVMELGTQAEKLSQGLDQLLEEVDSFFKLTLSGRDVLLCNLRSSDSISGDAVGEDVD from the coding sequence ATGAGCCGACCACAAGATCTACCACGACGTTTTTTCCCATTTGGAAATCCCTTTCGGATGTTATCACCAAAGGGCTCAGATTTATCCCCATGGCTGCTTTCTCTATTGAGCGACTTTGAGCTACTTTTGGAAGAGAGACTAAAGAAACTTATGCCTAAGAATAAAGATGATATCCTCACTTTATCCTGGATGAAGCTAGCTATGGACTCACTCTGCGAGACTCATAACAACATAAACACTCTCATCACTGAGCTCCAGCTTCCTGTCTCTGATTGGGAAGAGAAATGGGTTGATGTTTACCTCAACATCAGTGTTAAGCTGCTAGATCTCTGCAATGCCTTTAGCTCAGAGCTCACACGTCTCAACCAAGGAGATCTCTTCCTCAAGTGTGTTCTGCACAATTTACAGTCGGATTCCGGAGAGAAATATCTTCAGGCTCGATCTTCGCTTGATAGCTGGAGGCAACATGTTAATGCAAACAACCCTAGAATTGAAAACTGCCGTGCAGTTCTTGACAGTCTTGTTAAATCTCTGAGTCTGCCTAAAGTCAAGAACTCGCCTAAAGGAAAAGTTCTTATGCGAGCTTTTTATGGTGTGAAGGTTCAAACGGTTTATATCTGCAGTGTATTTACCGCGGCCTGGTCTGACTCCACCAAGGATCTTTTTGATTTACCTGTCTCTGAAAAGCCTTCGTGGTCAAAGGTCTTTACCGAAATGCGGAGTGTTGTAAATGATGAGATCAGAGACATGTTATCTTCTGGTAGAACCACGATTCTCAAAGAGCTGGAGAGCGTTGATGCTAGTGTCGAGAAGCTATACCCGATGATCCAAGATGGTGTTGATCCTGTCGAAGATGAATGCTTCAGAGATTATGTTATGGAATTGGGGACACAAGCTGAGAAATTGTCTCAAGGGTTGGATCAGTTATTGGAGGAAGTTGATAGTTTCTTTAAACTGACTTTGAGCGGGCGCGATGTGTTGCTCTGTAATCTTAGGTCAAGTGACTCAATCTCTGGCGATGCAGTTGGAGAAGATGTAGACTAA
- the LOC104783185 gene encoding sphingoid long-chain bases kinase 2, mitochondrial: protein MLLLSSCCISVCPFTAKQPSFLRTPQRITSGISSDRMILRAVGAAAVSSSTLRDLVFVVNPQGANGRTAKEWKKLLPYLRSRLGKDCSVCESLTTGPSHAIDITREAIRDGADAVIAVGGDGTLHEVVNGFFWEGKPVSSLNSEASHSTALGLIPLGTGSDFARTFGWNNDPCEAVDRIAKGMRSRVDVGVIDSKEGRDLHYFINVADVHLSAKAGFYASKYKKFGNLCYVIGALQAFMGHDNQDMRIRVNGGEWELYPQVTALCVGNAKYFGGGMKITPNAVPGNGNLEVVVLQDFKWYDFVLKLHKLYNGTHLTVNNVSSRSVQSIEVEEISGSGSIYVQSDGEHLGFLPRKFRILPGAIDIIS, encoded by the exons ATGCTATTATTATCCAGTTGCTGCATTTCAGTTTGCCCTTTCACGGCGAAACAACCTTCGTTCCTTAGGACGCCGCAACGTATTACCTCCGGTATCTCCTCTGATCGTATGATCCTTCGCGCTGTTGGTGCCGCCGCCGTCTCCTCCTCCACTCTCCGTGATCTCGTTTTCGTTGTAAACCCTCAAG GTGCTAATGGTAGAACAGCTAAAGAGTGGAAGAAGTTGCTTCCTTACCTTCGATCTCGTCTTGGTAAAGACTGTAGT GTATGCGAGTCATTAACAACGGGTCCTTCTCATGCCATTGACATTACAAGAGAG GCTATTAGGGATGGGGCAGATGCTGTTATTGCGGTTGGAGGTGATGGAACACTGCATGAG gttGTTAATGGTTTCTTTTGGGAGGGAAAACCTGTCAGTAGTCTCAACAGCGAAGCTAGTCATTCTACTGCACTTGGT ctGATACCCTTAGGTACTGGCTCGGATTTTGCTAGAACATTTGGTTG GAACAATGATCCTTGTGAAGCTGTGGACCGCATTGCTAAAG GGATGCGATCACGGGTTGATGTTGGTGTTATCGACAGCAAGGAAGGAAGGGATTTGCATTACTTCATAAACGTTGCTGATGTTCATTT GAGCGCAAAGGCAGGTTTTTACGCTTCAAAGTACAAGAAATTTGGAAACTTGTGCTACGTAATCGGTGCCCTACAAGCTTTTATGGGGCATGATAACCAAGATATGAGAATCAGG GTCAATGGAGGTGAATGGGAATTATATCCTCAGGTCACTGCTCTCTGCGTTGGAAACGCTAAATACTTTGGTGGTGGAATGAAAATCACACCCAACGCTGTCCCTGGAAATGGAAATCTTGAG GTTGTGGTTCTGCAAGACTTCAAATGGTATGATTTTGTACTTAAACTCCATAAGCTATACAACGGGACGCATCTCACGGTTAACAATGTGTCTTCAAGAAG TGTACAAAGTATCGAAGTTGAAGAGATTTCAGGCAGCGGAAGTATCTATGTTCAGTCAGATGGAGAGCATCTTGGATTTCTACCTAGAAAGTTTCGGATTTTACCCGGTGCCATCGACATAATTAGCTGA
- the LOC104783186 gene encoding uncharacterized protein LOC104783186 yields the protein MVASLSFHSIATVNHIYSGDAGRSISRRNCQYRATGVSCRGQNEPQTSKGPEPENVLLKIAWYGSELLGIAASVFRSPETSPPIVTGFEVPVDCSGRAVRVAVVDSIKQDFKRSYFVTGNLTPEVYEEKCEFADPAGSFKGLARFKRNCTNFGSLIEKSNMKLIKWENFEDKGVGHWKFSCVMSFPWKPILSATGYTEYYFDTESGKICRHVEHWNVPKIALFKQLLRPSRGLMGN from the exons ATGGTAGCTTCACTTTCCTTTCATTCAATCGCCACCGTCAATCATATCTACTCCGGCGATGCTGGCCGTTCAATCTCACGGCGTAACTGCCAATACAGAGCAACTGGAGTGAGTTGCAGAGGACAGAATGAGCCACAGACAAGTAAAGGACCTGAGCCGGAGAATGTTCTACTCAAAATCGCTTGGTATGGATCTGAGCTACTCGGAATCGCTGCTTCGGTATTCCGATCTCCGGAGACTTCTCCTCCGATTGTGACAGGGTTTGAGGTTCCGGTTGATTGTTCGGGACGAGCCGTTCGTGTAGCTGTAGTGGATTCGATTAAACAAGACTTCAAACGATCGTACTTCGTCACAG GGAACTTGACGCCGGAGGTTTATGAGGAGAAGTGCGAATTCGCCGATCCGGCTGGTTCCTTCAAGGGTCTTGCTCGTTTCAAAAGGAATTGCACTAATTTCGGAAGCCTCATCGAGAAATCGAATATGAAGCTCATTAAATGGGAGAATTTTGAG GATAAAGGAGTTGGACATTGGAAGTTTAGCTGTGTCATGTCATTCCCATGGAAACCCATTCTTTCAG CAACTGGTTACACAGAGTATTACTTCGACACAGAATCCGGGAAAATTTGCAG GCATGTGGAGCATTGGAATGTCCCTAAGATTGCTCTGTTCAAGCAACTTCTGAGACCCAGCCGTGGATTAATGGGAAACTAG
- the LOC104783187 gene encoding 3-methyl-2-oxobutanoate hydroxymethyltransferase 1, mitochondrial-like: MASSITRNCSRFSKAISVRFMSNLPEDTVYGGPKPQNPNQRVTLTHLRQKHRKGEPITVVTAYDYPSAVHLDSAGIDVCLVGDSASMVVHGHDTTLPISLDEMLVHCRAVARGAKRPLLVGDLPFGTYESSTSQAVDTAVRVLKEGGMDAIKLEGGSPSRITAARAIVEAGIAVIGHVGLTPQAISVLGGFRPQGRNIASAVKVVETAMALQEAGCFSVVLECVPPPVAAAATSALKIPTIGIGAGPFCSGQVLVYHDLLGMMQHPHHAKVTPKFCKQYAKVGDVINKALIEYKEEVSKKVFPGPSHSPYKITTSELDGFLTELQKLGFDKAASAAASAAENMEPSK, translated from the exons ATGGCTTCCTCAATCACTAGGAATTGCTCACGCTTCTCCAAAGCCATATCCGTCCGTTTCATGAGTAACCTACCGGAAGACACCGTCTACGGAGGACCAAAGCCGcaaaacccaaaccaaagaGTGACACTAACACATCTCAGACAAAAACACCGGAAAGGAGAGCCCATCACCGTCGTAACTGCCTACGATTACCCATCCGCCGTTCACTTAGACTCAGCTGGCATCGATGTTTGTCTTGTCGGTGACTCTGCTTCCATGGTTGTTCACGGTCACGACACAACACTTCCTATCTCCTTAGACGAGATGCTTGTCCATTGTCGTGCCGTTGCTCGTGGCGCTAAACGTCCTCTTCTAGTTGGTGACTTGCCTTTTGGTACCTACGAGTCCAGCACCAGTCAG GCAGTTGATACTGCAGTTAGAGTTTTAAAGGAAGGAGGAATGGATGCTATTAAGCTTGAAGGAGGATCACCTTCGAGGATCACTGCTGCAAGAGCCATAGTTGAAGCAGGAATTGCGGTTATCGGCCATGTGGGTCTAACTCCTCAGGCTATCAGCGTTCTTGGTGGTTTCAGACCACAAGGTAGAAACATAGCTAGTGCTGTTAAGGTTGTTGAGACTGCCATGGCTTTACAAGAAGCTGGATGTTTTTCTGTTGTTTTGGAATGTGTTCCACCTCCCGTGGCTGCTGCTGCAACCTCTGCCCTCAAGATACCAACCATTGGCATTGGGGCTGGACCTTTCTGCAGTGGACAg GTGTTAGTCTACCATGATCTTCTTGGTATGATGCAGCATCCACATCATGCTAAG GTTACTCCAAAGTTTTGCAAGCAGTATGCTAAAGTAGGAGACGTGATTAACAAAGCCTTAATTGAATACAAAGAAGAAGTCTCTAAAAAAGTGTTTCCAGGTCCTTCTCACAGTCCTTACAAGATCACAACAAGCGAGCTCGATGGGTTCCTAACCGAGTTGCAGAAGCTTGGCTTCGACAAGGCTGCTTCTGCGGCAGCTTCAGCCGCTGAGAACATGGAGCCTTCAAAGTGA
- the LOC104783188 gene encoding desiccation-related protein At2g46140-like, whose amino-acid sequence MASADEKVVEEKASVISGLLDKAKGFFAEKLANIPTPEAAVDDVDFKGVTREGVDYHAKVSVKNPYSQSIPICQISYILKSATRTIASGTIPDPGSLVGSGTTVLDVPVKVAYSIAVSLMKDMCTDWDIDYQLDIGLTFDIPVVGDITIAISTQGEIKLPSLRDFF is encoded by the exons atggcaTCAGCGGATGAGAAGGTGGTGGAAGAGAAGGCGTCGGTGATTTCAGGCTTGTTAGATAAAGCGAAAGGTTTCTTTGCGGAGAAGCTAGCGAATATTCCGACGCCTGAAGCCGCCGTGGACGACGTTGATTTCAAAGGCGTGACACGTGAAGGAGTTGATTATCACGCCAAGGTCTCCGTCAAGAATCCTTACTCTCAATCCATCCCTATTTGTCAGATCTCTTACATCCTCAAGAGTGCCACAAG GACGATCGCGTCGGGGACAATTCCGGACCCAGGTTCTTTGGTTGGGAGCGGCACGACGGTTCTGGACGTACCAGTTAAGGTGGCTTATAGCATAGCGGTTAGTCTGATGAAGGACATGTGTACGGACTGGGACATTGACTATCAACTCGACATTGGACTAACCTTCGACATTCCTGTTGTTGGTGACATCACCATTGCTATCTCTACTCAGGGTGAGATTAAGCTACCTTCCCTTCGCGACTTCTTCTAA